Part of the Bifidobacterium sp. ESL0775 genome is shown below.
ACCGGCTGGCTGGCGCTGATTCATCGCGCTCCCGAAATGAACTCGCTGGTGGCGCTGGGAACCGCCGCGTCCTATACATATAGCGTCGTGGTCACCGTGATGCCGGGTATCCTGCCGCCGAGCGCCCGCGAGCCGTATTACGAATCCGTCGGCACTATCATTACGCTGATGCTTTTGGGACAGCTGCTCGAAGCTCATGCCCGCCTCGGCACCGGAGAATCGATTCGCGCGCTGATCAATCTCAAGCCGAAAACCGCTCACGTCGTCCGCAACGGCAAAGAACTCGACATCAACGCCGACCAGGTTGAAGTAGGCGATATCGTGGTCATCAAGCCGGGGGAGCAGCTGCCGGTTGACGGCAAAGTCATTTCCGGACAGACTTCTATCGACGAATCCATGATCACCGGCGAATCCATTCCGGTCGCCAAAGGCGTTGGCGACACGGTCACCGGCGCGACCATCAACGGCAACGGAACGTTGCAATATCGCGCCACTAAGGTCGGACGCGACACGGTTCTCGCGCAAATCATCAAGCTCGTGCGCACCGCCCAGACCTCGAAGGCGCCGATCCAGAAGCTCGCCGACAGGATTTCCGGCTATTTCGTGCCGGGCGTCATTTTGATCGCCATCTGGACGTTCGTTATCTGGTGGGTCTTTGGCCCCGCTCCGCAAGGGCTGTATGGTCTTGTCTCCGCCGTGGCCGTGCTGGTCATCGCCTGCCCGTGCGCGTTGGGCATCGCCACCCCGCTTTCGGTGACCATTTCCACCGGTAAGGCCGCGCGGTACGGCGTGCTCATCCGTTCCGCCGAGGCGCTGCAGACCGCGCGTGACGTCGACACCGTTGTGCTTGATAAGACCGGCACCATCACGCGAGGCAAGCCGGAGCTGACCGATATTGGTTGGGTGGATGATACGTCGGGTGAGGAAAACCAAAACAAGGCGCTTGAGCTGATTGCAGGCGCTGAGCAGGTCTCCGAACATCCACTCGCGCAGGCGATTGTGAAAGGCGTCCAAAAACGTGGGTTGGAAGTGCCAAGTGCGGACTCGTTCGAAGCTGTTCCTGGCAGCGGGGTAGCGGCCAAGGTTAGTGGTCACGATGTCATCGTCGGTAATGCCGAACTGATGAAAAGCCGCAACATCAGCACTTCCGTATCATCGGCTGCAAACGATGATAAACAAGGTATCGCCACTACCAAAAACGACAGCAATGCAAATATCTCTGATGCCGATGAAACGGGCAGCGGGCATGCGCATTTGGAATTAAGCCATGTCGAAAAGCTCTTTGCCGAGTACGCTCAAAAAGGCAAGACGCCGATTCTGGTCGCAGTAGACGGCAGGTTGGTCGCCGTTCTCGCTGTGGCGGACACCGTCAAGCCGGATTCGGCCAAGGCCATCGCGGCGTTGCGCGAACGCGGCTTGCAGGTGGTCATGCTGACCGGCGACAACAAAACGACCGCCTCCGCCATGGCCAACGAAGTGGGTGTGGACCGCGTCATCGCGGGCGTGCGCCCGGAGCGCAAGGCCGAGGAAATCGTGCGCTTGCAGAACGAGGGGCATACAGTCGGTATGGTCGGCGACGGCATCAATGATGCTCCGGCGCTCGCGGCCGCCGATGTCGGCTTCGCCATCGGCACCGGCACCGACGTCGCCATAGAATCCTCCGATATCACGCTGGTGTCCGGCAGCCTCACCGGCCTGGTGACGGCCATCGATCTTTCGCGCGCGGCCATGCGCAACATCAAGCAGAACCTCGGCTTCGCCTTCGGCTACAACGGCATCGGCATCCCGATCGCCGCCGGCATCCTCTACCCACTCTGGCACATCATGCTGAACCCGATGATCGCCGGCGCCGCGATGGCGTTCTCCTCGCTTTCGGTGGTGCTGAACGCGAACCGCCTGCGTTCATTCAATCCCGCCACGGTCAAGCCTCGGCACTTCACCTTCAAACTTCGTGAACGTCACGTCGAGCTCAAAGGCGCGTCGGATAGTGGACAGGGTTTCGCGGATACGTCGTCGTCAAAAACTCAAACGAAACGCACGTCGAAGGTTTCCGCCCATTGCCCGTTGTCAAAGGATCTGACCTCCATCCCCACCCTGTTGTTCGACGGTCGCAAGGTGACCGCTCAATCTGTTGACGCATCTTCGGAAGCGCCGCACAACAAGAACAATCAACCCGCGAAAGCGAAAGAAGGAACCACTATGGATATGAACATGAACGGCGGCGCCAGCACCGTCAAGGACCCGGTCTGCGGCATGACGATCGACCCGAAGACCGCTGCCGGCAGCCAGGAATACAACGGCAAGACCTACTACTTCTGCAGCGACAACTGTGCCAAGAGCTTCGCCGCTGACCCCGCCAAGTACACTGACTGAGGTTCCAGGAAGTCCTCTGTAAATTGTTTAGGGCTGTGACCGTCAATTAATGGATGGTCATAGCCTTTTGTTTTCCATATTTCGAGACGAAATTTTCAGAAGTGTCGCGAAGGTTGTCAAAACGCGCTACACTATCAACTGTGATTTGCTAAAAGGCCTTGTCTTGTCTTTCGATAATCATCCGAACGTCCGGTTTTACTGGAGAACCGACGTTCATTGCAGTGTGGTGGAGCCGTTTCGCTTGTCCTTTCTTCCCAATTCCTAGGGCCGCCCCACCATGCCTGTTTTCGATTTAATTGCGTGCTACATATTACCCTGATGACAGGCTCGTTTTATGATTGGTGAGGATAAACACGAGCGCGATTCGGGGAGCAAAGATGGGACAAGCGGTGGTGGGGATCGCGGCGCATGTGGACGCGGGGAAGACCACGTTATGCGAGGCGATGTTGTACCGGGCAGGGGATATCCGCAGACTCGGGCGTGTGGACCACGGCGACGCGTTTCTTGACACCGATGCCATGGAGAAGCGACGCGGCATTACCATTTTCTCCAAGCAGGCCCTTTTGCAGCAGGGTGATGTCGAATTTACATTGCTTGACACCCCTGGCCACGTTGATTTTTCGGCGGAGATGGAGCGGACGCTGCGGGTGTTGGATTATGCGATCCTTGTCGTCGGCGCCAACGACGGGTTGCAAGGTTACACCGAAACGCTTTGGCGGCTTTTGGCTCGCTATAACGTACCCGTGTTCATTTTCATCAATAAAATGGACGCTGCAGGAGCCGATAAGACCGGATTGATCGCGCAGATGCAACAACGGTTTTCTGAGGGATGCGTTGACTTCGCAGGCGGCGCCGAACCGGGCGAGCAGGAGGAAGTCGCGTTGCTGGACGACAGCGGCACGACGATGGACGAGTTGCTTGATTCTGGCAAGATCTCGGACGACACCTTGCGCTCGATGGTGGCCAAACGCCAACTTTTCCCTTGCTATTCCGGTTCAGCGCTGAAACTTGAGGGCATCGATGAGTTCTTGGCCGGACTGGAACGGTTTACCAAGCAACGCGATTATCCAAGTGAGTTCGGCGCTCGCGTCTACAAGATATCGCACGACGGACAAGGCAATCGCCTCACCTGGCTCAAAGTCACGGGCGGCACGCTCAAGGTGAAGGCGATGCTGACGAACGTCCATAACGATGGTTCTGAAAAGTCTGACGCCGCAAGCAAGAACAGTGGTTATAACGCTCCCGATAAATCGGTGAGCCATGACGGTGATGCGAACGGTGTAGCCGGATCCGATAGCGAGATCTGGCAAGAGAAAGTCGATCAGATCCGGCGGTATTCCGGTGCGAAGTTTGAGCTGGCGGACGAGGTTGCGGCCGGTGATGTCTGTGCGGTGACAGGGTTGACGCGTACCTTCCCGGGACAAGGCTTGGGCTTCGAATCCGATGCCGGCGAATCTGTATTACAACCGGTGCTGACCTATACCGTGTTACCCGGAGCTGGTATTGCCAGTAATGTGTCCGTGCAGGATACCTCAAATGCTGGAGGCGCTGAGGATTCTCACGCCAGTGGAGAGAAGTCCAAGGCCAAGAATGCAAGCGATGGTTCGGACGGTTCTGGAGTCGGAAATAATTCGGGTAAGCCCGCTGAGGTCACTCCGGAGTTGCACAAGATCCTCGTGGCGCTGCGCACGCTCGAGGATGAGGACCCGGCGTTGCATGTGCGCTGGGTGGCGCGGCTCGGCGAGATTCATGTGCAGCTGATGGGCGCGGTGCAGGTCGAGATCATCACGCAGATGATGCACGACCGTTTCGGCATCGACGTTCATTTCGGCCCCGGTGGCATCCTCTATCGCGAGACCATCACCGCGCCGGTCGAGGGTATCGGCCATTTCGAGCCGTTGCGCCATTACGCCGAGGTCCATCTGCTGCTCGAACCGGGAGAACCTGGCAGCGGCTTGCGCTTCGGTTCGCGTTGCAGCCTCGATGACCTCGACCGCAACTGGCAACGGGCGATCCTAGCCCACCTCCGCGAGAGGGAGCATCTGGGTGTCCTCACCGGTTCGCCGATTACGGATATGAGGATTTCCCTCGTCGCCGGCCGTGGCCACGAGAAGCACACCGAAGGCGGGGACTTCCGCGAGGCCACCTATCGTGCCGTGCGGCAAGGCCTGATGGAGCTCAAGGCAAGGGGAGAATGCCGACTTCTTGAGCCTTGGTACAGCTTCCGCCTGGAGGTTCCGCAGGACATGCTGGGTCGCGCGATGGCCGATATCCAGCGGATGAGCGGCAGTTTCGACGCCCCGAAATCCGACGGCGATTACGCCGAGCTGAAAGGTCGCGCGCCAGTTTCGGAAATGCGTGACTACTCGATGGACGTCAACGCCTACACCCACGGCCGAGGCTCGTTGACTTGCGTTTTCGCGGGCTACCAGCCCTGCCACAACGCCGACCAAGTCATCAAGCAAACCGCTTACGACCCAGAGACCGACCTCGAGAACACCCCAGATTCGGTCTTCTGCGCCCACGGCGCCGGCTACACGGTCAAGTGGAACAAGGTCCCCGATTTCGCTCACGTCGACAGCGGGTTGTCGTTCAATAATTAGATAGATAAGCGTATATGTCTAATCTTTTGCGGCGGAACGCATAATTTTCGCACGACATTAATATCATGGATTGAGCGTGGCCGTTTGCCGCGTAGCGAGGCTTGGTTACGGGGGAGGTACTTGGCGATGACATATATCGACGTCAAGGGCGAGACGAAGCAGTACAAGACCGGCGACACGACGATCTACGCGAACCACGACGTCAGCTTCTCCATCGAACGCGGCGAGCTCGTGGTCATCCTGGGCGCCTCCGGGGCTGGCAAATCGACGCTGCTGAACATCCTCGGCGGCATGGATACCTGCGATTCCGGGCAGGTGATCATCGACGGCAACGACATCGCGCAATACGACGCCCGGGAGCTCACGACCTACCGGCGCTACGACGTCGGCTTCGTCTTCCAGTTCTACAACCTCGTCTCCAACCTCACCGCGCGCGAGAACGTCGAGCTCTCCGCCGAGATCGTGCCGCATGCAGCCGACCCGACCCAGACGCTCATCGACGTGGGGCTTGAGAACCGGCTCGACAACTTCCCGGCCCAGCTTTCCGGCGGCGAGCAGCAGCGCGTGGCCATCGCCCGCGCCGTGGCCAAGAAACCGAAGATCCTCTTGTGCGACGAGCCGACCGGCGCGCTGGACTACAACACCGGCAAACAGGTGCTGCGCATCTTGCAGGACCAGTCGCGCAAGTTCGGCTCCACCGTCATCATCGTCACCCACAACGCCGCCATCGCGCCGATTGGTGACCGCGTCATCCACATGCGCGATGCACGGGTGCAATCCGTCGAGCGGCATGAGACGCCGGCCGATATCAACGACATCGAGTGGTGACGCATGGTCGACGACAATATTAATGGTCCGGATTCCGGGCAGGGAGCCACGGAAGGTGCGGAAGCTGCGGAAACCCAGCAATTCCGCGGTTCCAAGCGCGTGCTGTGGCGCGACATCCGCCAGGCGTTCTCGAAATCGAAAGGCCGGTTCTTCTCCATCGTCTGCCTCGTGGCGCTGGGGTCTTTCGCGCTGGTGGGGCTCACGGTCTCCGGGCCGGATATGCGCGACACGGGCAACGCCTACTTCGCCGAGCACCATCTGGCCGATCTGAGCGTCATCTCGAGCTATGGGCTCGACAAGGCGGACACGCGGCAGATCGACAAGGCACCTGGCGCCTCGCGCATCGAATACGGGTATTTGAAGGATGTTGTAATACGTCATAGCGACGAGGGCGTCCGCGTGCTCTCCGCGCCGAAAGACGTTTCCACCTACCATCTCGTGGCCGGGCGCATGCCGAAAAACGCGCGCGAGACGGCCATCGATTCCGCGCATCAGGGCAAGTATCCCATCGGTTCGACGCTGAGGCTGAGCGAAAAGCCGGATGCGCTGGGACGCAAGGTTTTGCGGCGCGACAGCTTCAAAGTCGTCGGCATCGTCGATTCCACCGAGATCCTGAGTTCGGTGAACATGGGGCCTTCGACCTCGGGCTCCGGCTCGCTGGATGGGTACGCGGTGGTGACGCCGGGTGCCTTCAAATCCGACGATTACATGATCGCGCGGCTGACCTACACCGACCTCGACCACATGCGCGACCATTATTCAGCGAAATACAATGACGCGTTGCAGGTTCATAAGAAGGAACTTGACAAGATTTTCGCCGGGCGGCCCAAGGCGCGGCGCAGGAGCATCGAGAAACAGGTCAAGCCTCAGATCGACTCCGGACGCAAGCAGGTCGCCGATGCCAAGCAACAGCTCGACAGCGCGCGGCAGCAACTGGCGGATGGCAAGACGCAGCTCGACAACGGCAACCAGCAGCTGGCTTCGTCCAAACAGCAATTGGCCACGCAGGTCGCTTCGGCGCAGAAACAAATCGCCGCGGCCCAGGCCAAGATCGCGCAGGGGCAGCAGCAGTACGACGCGAACAAGAAGCAGTATGACGCTTCGGCCGCGCAGATTGGGGCCGCAGCGCGACAGATTAATGACGCTTACGCACAATTGAATGCCGCGCAGGCGCAGATAGACGGGAACTCGGCTAAACTCGCGGCCGGCAAGAAACAGGCCGATGATGCGGTGGCGCAACTGACCGCGGCGCAGACGGCCAACCAGCAGGGGATTGACGCGGTGAACGCGCGGATCAATGAAGTGAATAACCAGTTCGCGAGCGGCTTGATTACAGCCGGCGAACACAACACATTGATTAGTCAGCTCAATGCCCAACTCGCCACACTGACCGCTCAGCAACCTGCGATTGCCAATGGTCTGGCCCAAGCCATCGCTGGACGTAATACTTTCGTCAACGGAACCTATAATCCCGGCATCGCACAAATCCAGGCCGCGCAGGCGCAACTCAACGCCAAGCGCGCACAGGCGGATGCAGGCAACGCCCAACTGCAGCAGAAGCAACAGCAGCTCGCGGCCGCCAAAACCCAGCTTGACCAAGCAGCGGCGCAACTGGCGCAGGGCCGTGCCAAAGTCCAGAAATCGCAGCAGCAGCTCGCCGCCAAGCAACAGCAGGCCCAGGCGCAGATCGATGCCGCGCAAACCGAGCTGACTGATAAAACCAACGAATACAACACCAAGAAGGCCCAATTCGACCAGGCCGAGCCGGGCGCGAAAGCGAAAATCAAGGACGCCGAGAGTAAGCTCAACGACGCCACCGCCATGCTGAACGCCGTGGAGGACCCGGTCTATTCGGTGGATTCCAAGCGCGAGACGCCGGGCTCCGACGGCTACAAGATCTACGATTCCGTCTCGGTGATCGTTGACTCGCTCTCGCACATCTTCCCCTACTTCATGTACCTGGTCGCGGCGCTCGTCACCTTCACCACGATGACCCGCTTCGTCGACGAGGAGCGTATCAATGCCGGCACGCTCAAAGGGCTGGGCTATTCCGACCGCGACGTGATGAAGAAATTCGTGGTCTACGGCTTCGCCGCCTCGATCTTGGGCGCGATTATCGGCATCTTCACCGGGCACACGCTCCTGCCGATGATCGTCTACAACGCCTACAAGGTCGGCTTCAACGTGCCGGTGATCCATCTTGGTTTCCACTGGCAGGTCACGTTGCTCGCCGTCGTGCTCGCCATGCTGAGCGCCGTGGTGCCGGCGGTGTGGAGCGCCGCGCGCGAGCTCAAGGAACGGCCGGCCGCGCTCATGCTGCCCAAGCCGCCGAGCGCCGGCTCGAAGATTCTGCTGGAACGCATACCCTTCATCTGGAACCACCTGAACTTCACTCACAAGGTGACCGCGCGCAACATCTTCCGCTACAAGCAGCGCATGTTCATGACCATCTTTGGCGTATGCGGCTCGGTGGCGCTTCTGACCGCCGGCTTCGCGGTGCAGGGCTCGATCTCGGGCATCAACGAGCACCAGTTCGGTGATGTAATGCATTACAATCTCATCGCCGCGGAGAACGCCCACGTCACGGATTCCCAGAGCAAGGCCATCGAGCACCGGCTTAAGAAGTCCGACATCAAGCGCTCGCTACCGGTCCACTACGAGTCCGTGAGCAAAGTCGCCGGGCGCAACGGCGACAAGCAGGCCGTCACGATGCTCGTGCCGAAGGATACTTCGACGTTCAACGACTACATCAAACTCAACACGCGCCGGAGCCACCACCCGCTTTCGCTCGATTCGGACGGCGCCGTGGTCTCCGAGCGTTTCGCGAACCTCGTGCACGCGAAGAAGGGCGACACCATCGACTTCCAGGACGGCGTGGGCAAGACCTACCGCGTCAAGGTCTCCGGCGTCTGCGAAATGTACCTCGGCCACTTCATGGTGATGAGTCCGTCGGCCTACCGTTCCGTGTTTGGGCAACGCTACGAAACCAACGC
Proteins encoded:
- a CDS encoding heavy metal translocating P-type ATPase, whose translation is MSQVSKQTATQPAANNGQAQEDDPDAVRKAEIKALDRRLIVAAVLTIPVFVFAMFHMWLKAFMPMGVIDFFTNPWVEFVFITPVMFYSGWPIHRTGWLALIHRAPEMNSLVALGTAASYTYSVVVTVMPGILPPSAREPYYESVGTIITLMLLGQLLEAHARLGTGESIRALINLKPKTAHVVRNGKELDINADQVEVGDIVVIKPGEQLPVDGKVISGQTSIDESMITGESIPVAKGVGDTVTGATINGNGTLQYRATKVGRDTVLAQIIKLVRTAQTSKAPIQKLADRISGYFVPGVILIAIWTFVIWWVFGPAPQGLYGLVSAVAVLVIACPCALGIATPLSVTISTGKAARYGVLIRSAEALQTARDVDTVVLDKTGTITRGKPELTDIGWVDDTSGEENQNKALELIAGAEQVSEHPLAQAIVKGVQKRGLEVPSADSFEAVPGSGVAAKVSGHDVIVGNAELMKSRNISTSVSSAANDDKQGIATTKNDSNANISDADETGSGHAHLELSHVEKLFAEYAQKGKTPILVAVDGRLVAVLAVADTVKPDSAKAIAALRERGLQVVMLTGDNKTTASAMANEVGVDRVIAGVRPERKAEEIVRLQNEGHTVGMVGDGINDAPALAAADVGFAIGTGTDVAIESSDITLVSGSLTGLVTAIDLSRAAMRNIKQNLGFAFGYNGIGIPIAAGILYPLWHIMLNPMIAGAAMAFSSLSVVLNANRLRSFNPATVKPRHFTFKLRERHVELKGASDSGQGFADTSSSKTQTKRTSKVSAHCPLSKDLTSIPTLLFDGRKVTAQSVDASSEAPHNKNNQPAKAKEGTTMDMNMNGGASTVKDPVCGMTIDPKTAAGSQEYNGKTYYFCSDNCAKSFAADPAKYTD
- a CDS encoding TetM/TetW/TetO/TetS family tetracycline resistance ribosomal protection protein, with amino-acid sequence MGQAVVGIAAHVDAGKTTLCEAMLYRAGDIRRLGRVDHGDAFLDTDAMEKRRGITIFSKQALLQQGDVEFTLLDTPGHVDFSAEMERTLRVLDYAILVVGANDGLQGYTETLWRLLARYNVPVFIFINKMDAAGADKTGLIAQMQQRFSEGCVDFAGGAEPGEQEEVALLDDSGTTMDELLDSGKISDDTLRSMVAKRQLFPCYSGSALKLEGIDEFLAGLERFTKQRDYPSEFGARVYKISHDGQGNRLTWLKVTGGTLKVKAMLTNVHNDGSEKSDAASKNSGYNAPDKSVSHDGDANGVAGSDSEIWQEKVDQIRRYSGAKFELADEVAAGDVCAVTGLTRTFPGQGLGFESDAGESVLQPVLTYTVLPGAGIASNVSVQDTSNAGGAEDSHASGEKSKAKNASDGSDGSGVGNNSGKPAEVTPELHKILVALRTLEDEDPALHVRWVARLGEIHVQLMGAVQVEIITQMMHDRFGIDVHFGPGGILYRETITAPVEGIGHFEPLRHYAEVHLLLEPGEPGSGLRFGSRCSLDDLDRNWQRAILAHLREREHLGVLTGSPITDMRISLVAGRGHEKHTEGGDFREATYRAVRQGLMELKARGECRLLEPWYSFRLEVPQDMLGRAMADIQRMSGSFDAPKSDGDYAELKGRAPVSEMRDYSMDVNAYTHGRGSLTCVFAGYQPCHNADQVIKQTAYDPETDLENTPDSVFCAHGAGYTVKWNKVPDFAHVDSGLSFNN
- a CDS encoding ABC transporter ATP-binding protein; this encodes MTYIDVKGETKQYKTGDTTIYANHDVSFSIERGELVVILGASGAGKSTLLNILGGMDTCDSGQVIIDGNDIAQYDARELTTYRRYDVGFVFQFYNLVSNLTARENVELSAEIVPHAADPTQTLIDVGLENRLDNFPAQLSGGEQQRVAIARAVAKKPKILLCDEPTGALDYNTGKQVLRILQDQSRKFGSTVIIVTHNAAIAPIGDRVIHMRDARVQSVERHETPADINDIEW
- a CDS encoding FtsX-like permease family protein, translating into MVDDNINGPDSGQGATEGAEAAETQQFRGSKRVLWRDIRQAFSKSKGRFFSIVCLVALGSFALVGLTVSGPDMRDTGNAYFAEHHLADLSVISSYGLDKADTRQIDKAPGASRIEYGYLKDVVIRHSDEGVRVLSAPKDVSTYHLVAGRMPKNARETAIDSAHQGKYPIGSTLRLSEKPDALGRKVLRRDSFKVVGIVDSTEILSSVNMGPSTSGSGSLDGYAVVTPGAFKSDDYMIARLTYTDLDHMRDHYSAKYNDALQVHKKELDKIFAGRPKARRRSIEKQVKPQIDSGRKQVADAKQQLDSARQQLADGKTQLDNGNQQLASSKQQLATQVASAQKQIAAAQAKIAQGQQQYDANKKQYDASAAQIGAAARQINDAYAQLNAAQAQIDGNSAKLAAGKKQADDAVAQLTAAQTANQQGIDAVNARINEVNNQFASGLITAGEHNTLISQLNAQLATLTAQQPAIANGLAQAIAGRNTFVNGTYNPGIAQIQAAQAQLNAKRAQADAGNAQLQQKQQQLAAAKTQLDQAAAQLAQGRAKVQKSQQQLAAKQQQAQAQIDAAQTELTDKTNEYNTKKAQFDQAEPGAKAKIKDAESKLNDATAMLNAVEDPVYSVDSKRETPGSDGYKIYDSVSVIVDSLSHIFPYFMYLVAALVTFTTMTRFVDEERINAGTLKGLGYSDRDVMKKFVVYGFAASILGAIIGIFTGHTLLPMIVYNAYKVGFNVPVIHLGFHWQVTLLAVVLAMLSAVVPAVWSAARELKERPAALMLPKPPSAGSKILLERIPFIWNHLNFTHKVTARNIFRYKQRMFMTIFGVCGSVALLTAGFAVQGSISGINEHQFGDVMHYNLIAAENAHVTDSQSKAIEHRLKKSDIKRSLPVHYESVSKVAGRNGDKQAVTMLVPKDTSTFNDYIKLNTRRSHHPLSLDSDGAVVSERFANLVHAKKGDTIDFQDGVGKTYRVKVSGVCEMYLGHFMVMSPSAYRSVFGQRYETNAYMVTLKDGSVANTKRQAASFMRLGGIEGVVQNTTLMHQIDVVVKALNQIMWVLIIVATLLGVVILYNLTNLNVSERVRELSTIKVLGFYNGETTMYIYRETILLSILGIFVGYGFGAWLHRYIITAVPPDDVMFDPSVSWLAFVVPLVVVGLITAALGWFVNSKLKHLDMLEALKSVD